In the genome of Dromiciops gliroides isolate mDroGli1 chromosome 1, mDroGli1.pri, whole genome shotgun sequence, the window tgctacACCATTTTGAAACCAACcccaatcatttcttttttttctttcttttcttttaaggtgCAAACATtggtttgtcttttgttctagCATTGCTTAAtaagaacaagaggaaaaaaacccaagaaaaaactCTTACAAATCAGGTATTTGGCTCTTTGGTTTCCATATCAGGGTTCAGTCTTCCTTGGCTGAGTTACAGAACTTGGGGGTTAGCATCACACTGTCATAGTCAAATTCTTTATCAAGTAAGAATATCTGAACTTCATCCACAGGTATCTCCTTCAAGTGCCTGAATTCGGGTTGTTCTTTTGACCAGGTCTTTGGTTTCAGGTGAGAATGATGCTCAAGAGAAGGAATACAGCCTGAAAGAGAGGAACATAAGTCCTCTTCTACCTTTCctggaagcagcagcagcagctccggGTTCAACTTAtggtcagtttcttcatccgtgtCAAAATCTTCCAAATCTAGGAAATTATCtaccttcacctttttttttcctgatttaggTTACCTTGAATGGAAATTACAATTTTCTGGTCTTCATCGATGAcaatttcctcttcctcttgagGTTGTGgtataggatggagagaaaggtACTCATTCCTGATATTCTGACCACAGGGAAACACTAGAGTGGGCAAAAATGTTTCCTGAAGCCTCTGTTTCAGGTGTTTGGCTCTTAGTTACCTCATGATATTTTGAAAGATGAGTGGAGGGCAAGATACATTTAACTAGCAGCTGGTGCCCAGACTGCTTGTAACAAAGGTAAGCTGCTCAGCAAAGACCACAGACCTTTCTTTAAGGGCAAAACCCATTTGTTAAGTCAGTGATTCAGAAAAAATCTAAAGATCTGTATATGTTGTTCTTTCACTTCTTAGCCTGAGAATCAGGACAAAAAGACACTTCTGTGATGTCTGGGCTTTAAGAAAGggtttaaaaatcatttgttcagtggtggagccaagatggtggaggaaaggcagtaagctctcaaactcatgacacaatcgctccaaaaaacatccaaataatgccaaaggacaatgcctgaagcagcaaaacccacagaagaatgtgctgaaatcatcttctaaccaagaacagcttgaaagatcagaagaagggagctgctgtgctgatacaggagtctaGCCTGGGGGgcctccttctctggtgaggccttcctgggactggatctgtgttgtgctggagaaacttacccccaagcctctgaatcagctgcagcaccagtgtcgtctggaactaagctcacagtctggtgagagggctgagtccttAGCaaaggggagactacaggggtctacgctggtgctgaggcagcctaacacttatcagaattggctccaagacctcaatctcagcagaattggctcaaggagggaatgacagacacactcaagtgggtggaataatctctctaaccctgcaggaaaataggaggggaaggggataaagagagaggggcaaaagaaggaagggcagattgggggaggggacagacagaagcaaatcccttttgaagagggataggatgaaagaagatggataatagaataaatatgatggggaagggaataggatggaatggaaacagttaacaatagtaatcatgaaaaagagaaaagggggaaattgtacaaaaaaaatatttattgcaactctttgtggtggctaataattgagaatcaagggaatgtccatcagttgaggaatgactgaagaagctgtgctatatgattgtggtggaatggtactgtgctaaaggaaatgacaaacaggataatcccagaaaaacctggaaagacacatgaacatcgatgtatagtgaagtgagcagagctgggaggacattgtgcatagggacagcagtattgttcaatgagcaattgtgaatgacttaattactcttagcaatgcaatgatccaagacaatctcaagggactaatgatgaagcttactattcacccccaaagaaagaactgataaaaagagcacttgtggattgtacatatatagcttggttgctgtcttgtggaggggagaggaaagggagggagggagaaaaatttggaactctaaatcttatgaaaatgactgTTGAAAACTTCCCTcatatgtaactgggaaaaaaaataaaatgaatgtttgttccagaaaaaaagaaagaagagtgaaAGTGTTCAAAAATTCTTCATATGTCTGCTCGTTACAATTAATAAACCGATCTAGGGCTTGTTCAATTAATTGGTCTTCATCCACGATCCCCAATCTCAACAACCGAACAGATATATCTACTTGAgtagcttcttcctcttttttggttctttttggtAGTTTCAGCCACTGTTTTTAGGCGCCCCCAACTCCTCTTGAGCAGAGAGAAGCCCAGGCTTCCTTCTCTCTGAGAGCAGGTAGAGGCCAGTGCTGCCAGTTAGAAATGACCCTCAAGtcatttcttaaaggaaaaatgttGTCATAGACTTTCACTTTTAATAAATGGTGATGAGAATTTTAAAGCCCACACAAaagttctattcactgtgtcatgtCATGACTCTAGTTCTCAAGGACTGCACTCTGTTTGGTTCAGCCATGTTGAAAAGGCTACCTAGAGACAGACTTGAGTCTGATATCTCAAGACTgagtattgtaacgattggaatgacgccacctgctggagacttactgtagaagagttccgcccatgaagcgaaggtctttgagggcaagaccaggagtcttttctttggcatcaggaagtgacgttgggtagtgggaggaagaaggaagagactagcgctctgtctgactctttttcctgaggacactggtggagagcggggctagaaatgtgctctccctttaatagatagatgaatgtaggcctttctctctctctttaccaaattcttattctccttaataaatactaaaagtctaactcttgctaaagcttataatttattggcgaccactcattagatattttagacagtttagctagaattttagcccttaacagtatgcAGCAGACTGACCATTGCTCTATCAATCCTTTGCTCATTGCAAgccataaaacagaaacatatacaaaatgaccCTCAGTCCTTCTGTGGCTGCCTTCTGCTGTCATAGAGAGAGTGGCTGAAAAGGGGCAAGTGTTACTAAGAATGACAGTTTTTATGTCATCTATGTACATTAACTTGTAttattggagtcagaagacaatggtttaaatcttgcctttgatGCTTCCTCtatttgtgaccttggggaaatcacttaacatttctagtattcaacttcttcattgtaaaatgaagggtttggtgtagatcagggattcttaacctggggtctgtgaactcagttttaaaattattttgataactgtattttcatataattggtttctttcataatcctatgtattttactctATGTATTTAAACATATTCTGAGAAGAAGTCTATAGGAGTCACCAGTCTGCCAAGGGGTCTGTGACAAATGGTGATGGTTTGATACATAGTGGAACATAGTAGAATCTTCTCAGAATAACTTGATACAAGAGAAGATCTTCTCAAGGGAagtatgattttatatatatatatatatatatatatattaaacagTAGACAATATTATCTAGTGAATTACATCAAACCAAAGaggagaaaagtaagtttttcatatatatatatgtttttatatcagtttgagctggctctctCTGGTGTCCTAGAGAAAGTAGGTAAGAAGTTAACTCTATTCtctactgtgcttgcttaatatacttagtaatattaatttatcctcccctgtctaaaatctccaccccattgtttttttttttttcactgaggcaattagggttaagtgacttgcccagggtcacacagctagtaagtgttaagtgtctgaggccggatttgaactcaggtactcctgactccagggccggtgctctatccgctgcgccatctagctgccctccaccccATTTTTGATCATGTGTCGCATGAAGGTGTAAGTGTATGGAAAGGGTAACCTATCAAGGAGGATTTAGCTAGAACTCTTCCGGGAGGATTGTGAACCCATGCTGGCTCAAGGGAGGGACTAATTGTGGCAAGATATAGGATAAATATAAGGTGCTTGCTTTTAGCACTTGCATTCACTTACTGCTTTTGTTTCTGTgagtgcccattctcatgagaatgcgataaaggctttttgttctatgaaaactgcctctgaaagaacttattttgaggtgatctgcacctgtttctcacagGTCCATGACAGAAAAAAGCTTTAGAATCactagactagatgacttttgagggCCTTGTCCATTGTAGCTTTTGACCCCATAATCCTTGGTACTCTAAGTGCAATATTTTTGTCCAGTTACAAAGGGGAGACTTACAATTGAAGAaagtaaataatattaatattgatttttcataatataaatgaaatcttGAGATATAAAGACATTGTAGCTAAGTGGAAGAGAGGTTCACAGGTTCCCcttattagaaaataaataacatttatatatcattgtaAGGTTCACAAAGAGCATTACATATATTTACTCATTTCtaccttgcaacaaccctgtggaTTAGGTGCTGttactaggaaggaaggaaggaatcaatcATTTGTTAATTGCTtattctatgccaggcactgtgctaagctctgagagGGGAATAAAGGGAGCCACAAGATGGAGGCTTCATGAAAAACCCACCaatgggagaaagagacagatgggACAAATGGATATTTCATGTTGAGGATGCCACCAGGGTAGTTGTATGTTCTAGGGTGAGGAGACCCTAGGTACTGAGGGAAGTTTCAAGATGAGGACATGACTTAGAGGTACAGAAGCCAACAACAGGgctaggggggaggggagaggaataaaGGCCCTTCTGGGCCTCTAttcaaaatggaggttccagAAGGAAGTCACTAATGAATGAAGGGGGCaaattttacaggcaaggaaactgagagtcagagaaATAAAGTTAATTGTTCACATTCACCAGTGCCAGTGGAGCTACCACTTAATGGTCTCAACCTAGTCCTtgaagaaaaggaagtggcattaatgaaaataaagatgttgggAAGAGTATCTAGACAAGACAATTATAAAAAGAGAAGGCCCATGCTGCAAACAACACAATTTAAAAGGAATTGAAGGAGCCTATTGTTGAGAAATCTGAAAGGCTAGGATGATATGAAAATATTGGGAAAATTATGGGTGCTATTACAACTGAAAAAAGGCAATTGAGAGGACATCAATAAGTATTGACCCATATGCCTATTTTCTCCTCTCTACAAAATCTTTGAGAATGATCTACACAAGTATCTAgggtatattttataaatataataaaggaaCAGTCTTTGGCAACAATATTATCTAATAGATGGCTTCTTCATAGTGATCCAATTGACTGAAGGGTGGGGAGAATATAAGATGTGCTTATTGTTTATTGACTATAAAAAAGCACTTGTTTAGTAAGGGAAAAAATTTAGACTTATAGGTTGTAATCTGATGAGGTATCTCTCATGAATGTATTAAAATAATGAAAGGTTCCTCAATGTTTGTAACAACAGAGATACTTTTATTGAATATTGTGATTGTTAATTACAAGTATGGTATTAAGGATAGCAGCATATGCTTATCATTGTTATGGATTTTATCCAAGCGGAAGTGTGATTCCACATCGAATAAGGGTTCTTTacattatttgtgtgtatgtgtcatgCCTTTTTGGCTGTTTGGTGAAGCCTATTGACCCCTTCcctgaataatatttttagattcataaaataaataaatataattagaaaGAGAATTAATGATATTAAAGTATAGTTatcaaaaaatttctttttttttttttttggctggggcaatgaggattaagtgacttgcccagggtcacacagctagtaagtgtcaagtgtctgaggccagatttgaactcaggtcctcctgaatccaggactggttctttatccactgcaccacctagctgcccccaaaatatttctttaaaaatggagtttatggactctaggttaagaactctCATTGATCCTACTGGTGAAATTTTCCAGGggctcctttcctcccacccAGAGGACATTAAACTTAAATGAAATTTTCATTGATGGAAATGAGCTTGGcctaataaataagaaaatatctaaatggatgaagaatgtttattgtctagaataaaatatgtaactgaatagaaagaacactgaactgatCTATCATTACAATATGTCTTGAATAGATTCTTCAGATGGACAAAGAGTTGGCCCCAGATTTGAAAAGAGAAGTTCAGATTGTATTTGGGGAATTGTCCAGTATAATATTTCAAGTAGTAGCTCATTGGAATATACATTTGGGTAGGTTATATTGTATCTTGAGAGGTAGCATGGAATGGTGGATAgacagctataataataataataataattatgataataatgatagcaacaaTAATGATAGgccgctagatggtgcagtagataaagtgctgggcatggagtcaaaaagacctgagtttaaatccagccttaggcatttactagttgtgtgatcttggtcaaatcacttagcctctgtttgtttcaacttcttcaactgtaaaatggagatgataaagaatctacctcacaggattatcgtgaggataagataatatttgtaatgtgtttagcatagtgcttgataCATATTgggtattatataaatactaatactataattattgctattttaaTTGATGACCTCAcacctgaaacaaacaaaaaactatcttTTTTAGCATTAACATTCCTACAATGATGACATTTGATTGCAAAATATGGAATACCACAATCTTTAAAGAATCAAATTAAAGTTAAATGGAGAGGCATATTGTAGAGTGTAGCTTAGTGTTAATGCTGGAGTCCTagtcaggaatatctgggttctaattctgcctctgatatttatttgCTGTATGGCCATCAGTgaatcatttgacttctctgtgactcagtttcctcatgaaatGAGAATTAAAGTACTTTGCTTCATAGAGTTgctgtgaggcttaaatgagataatatatctaatatgctttgcaaactttaaagtgcaatatatgtttttattattgttgttactgtaaaTGTTGCTATGGTGGGCATAAATAGGAAGTAGCACATTTCCTTCAACACTTTATGTTGAATAAATGGCATATGGGTACccagatggcatagtggatagagcctggagtcagaaagacatctttctgggttcaaatcagacacttagtagctgtgtgagcctgggcaagtcatataaccctgtttgcctcagtgtcttcatctgtaaaatgagctggagaaggacatggcaaactagtctagtatctttgccaagaaactcccaaatggtatcacaaagagtcagatacgactgaaacaaccaaataaCAAAATGGCATAAAGGGCATCATCCAAGAGATGTGTGTTTGGTCTGGTTATGTAGTGAAGGGTAGCCTTTATGCTTCACTGGTACCAATATGATGTTGTAAGTCCTAGTAGTTTGAAATTTTGCATTGGCATAAGGTATCATTGAATCAATTtgattctatttcattaaatcaggcaaatatttattaagcacctactatgttcagagcactggggatataaaaatgaaaaatgacatatTCCTGGACCTCAAGGAGGTTTAATATAATAAGGGGgataaaatgagtaaaaaatatGTCCAATGCAAGATAAAATAAGAATCAGGACAGGGTTCTAGGAAGATTTAGGAAGGAGAGATTACTTTCACAGGGAAGgttccactggagaaagaaaggaaggaaggaagggaggaaggaaggaaggaaggaaggaaggaaggaaggaaggaaggaaggaaggaaggaaggaaggaaggaggaatgaatCATCCATTTTTTGTTCAGAGACATCCAGGGAGGTGGAGAATGGGGGACGTGAAGGTTGGGGAGGGATCTCACAATTCCCTGTGATCACCAATTTTCCTTTTGGTTGACTTTCATTTTTCCATGAaaaatgtgcccagggtcacacagctagtaagtgttaagtgtctgaggctggatttgaactcaggtcttcctgaatccagggccagtactctatccactgggtcacctagctgcccccctaatttgTGTATTTTCTAAAAGCACAGTGTCTAGAAGGAAAAATAGGAGGGTCTAgaacctagcaaaactgagtataagatCTGTGTGTGCTTCTTCATTTCTAGGTGACAGGGGTAGGATGGTTGAATGATGCTAACTACTCCTTCAGAATGATCCCTATAAAATGATTTCACagaattttgggggttttttgcaaggaaaatcagggttaagtgacttgctcagggtcacacagctagtaagtgtcaagtgtctgaggtcctcctgaatccagggccagtgctttatccactgtgccacctagttgccccctatttcacagaattttaaaagtcaGCCTCTGGTAAAATGACACTTGGGATTTGGCTAAGGTCtagtttcttaaaaaaaagtaaaataaaatctgaTAATAAGAAGCCAATGAGAACTGACCAGATATGGGGTCCTACTGTAAAATAAGGGCCTTGGGCTGGATGGCCTTAGAAGATCCTTCTAACTTTAATTCTATGACCTGATGAttatcctattcctttccccttggTAGAATGATGCTTATTTAAAGAAACAGAAACTTTCACCGAAATGGTTTGATACTGATATGAATACCCCCCTTCATCTTTAATGGTCTGATGGTGCATGTTTAATAGCTAATCAGAATATGACATTCaataaattaatttggaagaGATTTGCACATGGACGGTCTATGGATCTGAGTCTTAGATTCACTAGGTGAGGTGTAATCTGCTCAGacatttcaaggggaaaaaacccaaacccaacagCTTATAAATGAAGTGTCCCAGATAGGAAACACCATGGTGACAGACAGATGGAGCTGATCACAGAACAGTAGTTTAATGAGGTGACAGCACATGATCTCCATGTTCTTTACTGCCACGTGAAGGGCTTGTCCCAAACATTTGTCCATGGTTATGCTTATAGCATAACTCGGTTCTGGCTCAGTGACAGCTCTGTCCTTGGCTTACAGTATTACCAGTGATCTTATGTGAAGCAGAGCTGTCCCGTGTCTGGGTTGGGGTTTTCCTGTAAATCTGGGTTATGTCTAAGCAATAATAGTTTTGCCTGACGGTGTTGGTACACTGGGAAATAGGTTTGATAACAATGCTTAGATAGATCTAAAGATAACTTTTTAGATATGGTTCCTAACCATTTTTGAACATGAACGTGATGTAAATTGGACACAGTAACCTGATTTTAAGAAAGTACTCATTGAGCCTAACAAGCATTTTGCAGTCATTGAAACAGCTCTGGTTGGAAATGGAGCTGAGAGTGGGGGTAGCTCTAAGATGGTGAGTAACAGGAAGTACTATGAACTTCCCTCCATTCCTAACTGCTCCAAAGAGATCAAGAGCAGGTTCTAGATCAAATCCTGGTTGGGAAGTCCAAGAAAAAAAgtcaggagtcttttttttttttttttttggtgaggtaattggggttaagtgacttgcccggggtcacacagctagtaagttttaattgtctgaggccagatttgaactcaggtactcctgaatccagggccagtgctttatccactgcaccacctagctgccccatgagtcaTTTTTTCCAGACTATGTTGGCATAGTGAGACAGTGAAATCTGCAGACACTGGGGTGGGGTTTGTCCAAAAGAGCCCTGCATGGAACATTTCAGCACAGGAAAAGTCTGTGTACCAGTCAGTCAATCACTAGATATTTTTTAAACACCTTCTTAACTATGCATGAAACATTATGCtcaagcactgggatacaaagaaaggtaaaagacattccctgccctccaggagctcaagtctaaatggggagacaacaagcaaacaattcTCTACCAATTATCTACATGGGGAATAAAGTGGCTATAAACAACAGAGAGAAGTCATTAGGATTAAGATGGATGAGGAAAGGATTCCAGTAGAAGGGGAATTTTTAACAGGGACTTTAACAGGGAAACCAGAAggtggaaagaaggagagagagaattccaggaatggaggacagggttgggagatggagtgtcttgctcaaggaacagcaagaaggccagtgtttGAAGACTGGATTGAAGAATTAGTATAGACTGGAAAGTGGAGGTgggttataaagggttttgaatgctaaacagaggattttatattttatcttgaaaGTAATAGGGGGCCACTg includes:
- the LOC122751164 gene encoding LOW QUALITY PROTEIN: intraflagellar transport-associated protein-like (The sequence of the model RefSeq protein was modified relative to this genomic sequence to represent the inferred CDS: deleted 3 bases in 2 codons); amino-acid sequence: MSKKPEKIGWGQVTSMFKSQIVAFVIDHSSNRKLLKLMEYGNHMGDYGVFKRTGTSIVRAAKPFFKWFSTFGVHLIHPTLTYGSKELTKKEEEATQVDISVRLLRLGIVDEDQLIEQALDRFINCNEQTYEEFLNTFTHLSKYHEVTKSQTPETEASGNIFATLVFPCGQNIRNEYLSLHPIPQPQEEEEIVIDEDQKIVISIQGNLNQKKKVKVDNFLDLEDFDTDEETDHKLNPELLLLLPGKVEEDLCSSLSGCIPSLEHHSHLKPKTWSKEQPEFRHLKEIPVDEVQIFLLDKEFDYDSVMLTPKFCNSAKED